A stretch of DNA from Catenulispora acidiphila DSM 44928:
GCGCGCGGCGTCGGTCTGGCCGGAGTCCAGGTACAGGTTCGCCACGCTCGCCTCGCGGAACGCCAGCAGCTGCGGCGGTCCGTTCCAGCTGTCGATGAACTCCACACTGGCCATGTTCAAGTAATGCCAGGCGCGGTCGGTTTCGCCGGATTGCCGGTGGTGTTCGCTGAGCCCGAGCATCGCCACGAAGCAGCTCATCTGCGAACCCGAGCGCCGCGCCGACTCCAGGACCTCCTCCAGCAGCGCGCGGGCGGCGTCGGTCTGGCCGAGCCGGGTGAGCAGTTGGGCCCGGCCGATCTGGATCTGCGCGGCGCTGGTGAAGGCGTTGATCTCCTGGATCAGTTCCAGCGCCTCGGATTGCAGCCGCAGGGCCGTCTCGTCGTCGCCGTCGGTGACGGCCAGCGAGGCCAGGCCGTTCAGGGCGGCCGACAGACCCCAGCGGTCGCCGAGCTCTTCGAAGACGGCGGAAGCGTGCTCCAGGTCGGCACGCACCGGCGCGCGGACCCCGGCGTTCTCCGCGGACATGCCGCGCATCAGGTGCAGCATCGCGCCGACCCACGGATCCGGGTGCACGCCGTACTTCTCGACCGCGGCGTTCAGCTGCTCCCGGTCGTCGCTGAGCATCGGCGCGATGACCGCCGCCAGCGCCAGCAGCGGATGCTCGATCTCGCCCAGGGCGGCGATCTCCGCGGCGATCTCGCGGGTCATCCGAGGGACCTCCTCCCAGAGGTAGTCCTCCATGACCGAGGTGATGCGCGCCATCACCGAGACGATCGCGCGCGCCTCCTTCGGCGAGGGTCCCGGAACCTGCAACGCCAACCGCGTCCAGGACCGGCCCTCCTGGTTCTGGTCGCCGAGCGTCCAGTACCAGGACATCGCGGCGGCCAGGCGGATCGCGGTGTCGGCGTCCTCGTCGGCGGCGGCGAACCGCAGTGCGGCCAAGATGTTGTCGCGCTCGGCGTTGAGGCGCTTGAGCCACGCCATCTGCTGCGAGCGCCGCAGCTGCGGCTCCGCGGTCTCGGCGAGTTCGAGAAAGAACGCCGCGTGCGCGCGCCTGGTGACGGCCAGCCGGCCGGTCTCGCTCAAGCGGTCGGCGCCGTACTCGCGCAGCGTCTCCAGCATGCGGAAGCGCGGGTCCTGACCGGGCTCGGTCGGCACCGACTGCAGCAGCGACTTGTCCACGAGCGCGGAGAGCAGGTCGAAGGCGGAATCGGCGTCCAAGCCGGGGGTCACCGCGGCGGCGGCCGCGGCGGTGACGCCGCCGGGGAAGACCGCCAGGCGCTCGGCGAGGTCGCGCTCGTCGTCGGAGAGCAGCTCCCAGCTCCACGCGACGACGGCGCGCAGCGTCTGATGCCGCGGCATGGCAGTGCGGCTGCCGCCGGTCAGGAGCCGGAACCGGTCGCTGAGCCGGCTGGCGATCTGGTGCAGCGGCAGGGTTCGGAGGCGCGCGGCGGCGAGTTCGATCGCCAGCGGCAGTCCGTCCAGGCTGCGGCAGATGCGGATCACGTCGGGGAGCGTGTCGGCGTCGACGGCGAAGTCCGGCACGACAGCGGCGGCGCGGTCGGCGAACAGCCGGACGGCGGGGTAGGCCAGCACGGTGTCGGCGACGGTGTAGGTAGAAGGGTCCGCGGATTCGCTTGCTGGGGCTCGGTTTCTGCCCGCCGAGGCGAGGCTTCCGGATCCGCCGGACGGTGCGCAGATCACGGCTTCGTCGGTCACGCTGTACGTCCCGCCACCGGTCGTCGGATCGCAGGTCTCGCCGCCGATCCCGTTCCCAAGCCCGTTCCCGTTCCCGTTCCCGTTCCCGCTCCCGCTCCCGTTTCCGTCCGCCGGAGTCCGGCTCCGGCTGTCCGCCCGGCCCATCGCCGCCAGCCGGCGCGACTCGCGGGCCCGCGCACCGGCCTCGTCGAAGTCCTCCGCGTCCGGCAATCCCAGCGGCGGCACCGGGAACAGGCTCTCGCCGTCGATGGTCAGCGGTTCACGGCTGGTGGCCAGGACGCGCAGCCCCGGCGCGTGGCCCAGCAGCGTCTCGGCGAGCCCGGCGGCGGCGCCGACCAGGTGCTCGCAGTTGTCGAGGATGAGCAGGATCCGCTTCTCGGCCAGCGTCTCGATCAGGTGGCCCTCGGCGCTGCGCAGCAGGGCGGCGGCCGCGGCCGGCGAGCCGTTGCTGCTCATCATCCGGCTTTCGCGCGGACCCAGCGCCGACAGCACCGCCTGCGGTACCTCGCCGGGATCAGTGACCGGCGCGAGTTCGGCGAGCCAGGCGCCGTCAGGGAAGCGTTCCAGGACGCGCTGCGCCGCCTCGCCGGCCAGCCGGGTCTTGCCCGCGCCGCCCGGGCCGACGAGCGTCACCAGGCGGGAGGCGTCCAGCATCTTGCCGATCCGGGTCACCTCCTCGTCGCGCCCGACGAAGCTGGTCAGGCGGGACTTGAGGTTCGTGCGCGGCGCGTGTTCCAGAGCAGGCGGCGCCAAGGCGGGGTCGCTGCGCAGCACCGCGAGATGGACTTCGGCCAGGTCCTTGGACGGGTCGATGCCGAGCTGGTCGGCCAGGGCCCGCCGCACTTGTTCGTAGACGGCCAGCGCGTCGGCCTGCCGTCCCACCGCGTACAGGGCTCTGACATGCAGCGCGGCGATGTTCTCGCGCAGCGGGTGTTCGGCGCCGAGCGCCTCGAGTTCGGCCAGCGCCTCGGCGGCGTGTCCCAGCCGCAGCTCGGCGTCGAGCCGGTCGGTCAGCGCGGCGAGCCGCAGCTCGTCCAGCCGTGCGGCCGGCGCCACCGCGAACGCCGCGTCGGCGACGTCGGCCAGGGCCGGACCCCGCCACAGCGCCAGCGCCTCGCGCAGCGTCGCGCGCGCCGCCGAGGGGTCGTCGGCCCGCAGCGCCTCACGGCCCGAGCGCGACAGCGACTCGAACCGCATCGCGTCCACCGACTCCGGCGCGATCGCCAGCCGGTATCCGCCGGGAGCGGAGGCGAGCAGCGCGGGATCGCCGAGGACTTTGCGGACACGCGAGATCAGGGACTGCAGCGCGTTCGCGGCGCCTTCCGGAGGCTCGTCGCCCCACAGCGCGTCGACGAGCGCCGAGACGGTGACCGCGCGCCCGGCGTCCAGCGCGAGCCGGGACATCAGGGTCCGCAGACGCGCGCCGCCGAGGGCCACCGGCGCGCCGTCGACACGGATCTCCAGCGGGCCCAGGATCGATACGGTCAGCGGCACCGTCCCAGTCTGGCATGCGGGCCGCCGCTGGGGCGCCGGCGCGCGCCGGGTTCCCAACCTAACACTTGCTTGGTACGCTCCCGGCGTGGCCCTCACCCTCGACCTCACCGGCCGCGTCGCCCTGGTCACCGGCGGCGCCCGGGGCGTGGGGCGGGGCGTCGTCAGCCGGCTGCTCGCCGCGGGCGCGCTGGTCGTCAGCTGCGGACGCACCGTCCCGGACCCGCCGCTGCCGGACGGCGCCGAGCACCGCACCGCCGACGTGCGCGACGCCGACCAGGTGCGGGACCTGGTCGAGGGCGTCGTCGCCGACCACGGACACCTGGACCTGGTCGTCAACAACGCCGGCGGCGCGCCCTATGCCCTGGCCGCCGAGGCGAGCCCGCGCTTCTCGGCGGCGATCGTCGGTCTCAATCTGCTGGCTCCACTGACGGTCGCGCAGGAGGCGAACCGAGTCATGCAGCGCCAGGAGGGCGGCGGCCACATCATCAACATCTCCAGCGAGAGCGCCCGCCGAGCCAGTCCCGGCACGGCCGCGTACGGCGCCGCCAAAGCCGGGCTGGAGAATCTGACGCGCACGCTCGCGGTCGAGTGGGCGCCGCGCGTCCGGGTGAACGCGATCACCGTCGGACCGGTGCGTACCGAACAGTCTCACCTGCACTACGGCGACGAGGCAGGCCTCGCCGCCGTCGCCCGCACCATCGCTCTGGGCCGGCTCGCCGAGCCGGAGGATGTCGGCGATCTGTGTGTCCTGCTGGCATCGCCGTTCGCTTCCTACCTCACCGGGACAGCGATACTTCTCGACGGCGGCGGGACCCGCCCGGCGTTTCTCGACGCCGCCAACGCCGAACATCCGTGAGGAGCAGTCATGGCAGGGATCTGCGAAGGCCGCGTGGCCGTCGTCACCGGAGCCGGGCGCGGTCTGGGGCGCGCGCACGCCCTGGAGTTCGCGCGGCAGGGCGCCAAGGTCGTGGTCAACGACCTCGGGGTCGGACCCGACGGGAGGGACGGCAGCGACGCCCCGGCGCAGGAGGTCGTCGCCGAGATCGCGAAGGCCGGCGGCGAGGCGGTCGCCGACCACCACGACATCGCCACCTGGGACGGCGCGGCGGGCCTGGTGCGGACCGCCCTGGACGCCTTCGGCCAGCTCGACGTCCTGGTCAACAACGCCGGCTTCCTGCGCGACCGGATGCTGGTCAACCTCTCGGAGCAGGACTGGGACGACGTGGTCCGGGTTCACCTCAAGGGCCATTTCCTGACCCTGCGGCACGCCGGGGCGCACTGGCGCGACCAGTACAAGTTCGGCAACCTCAACGACGCCCGGGTCGTCAACACCAGCTCCGGCGCCGGTCTTCTCGGCTCGGTCGGCCAGGGCAACTACGCCGCCGCCAAGGCCGGCATCGCCGCGCTGACCATCCAGGCCGCCGCCGAACTCGGCCGCTACGGCGTCACCGTCAACGCCATCGCCCCGGCGGCGCGCACCCGCATGACCGAGGGCCCGTTCAGCTCCATGATGGCCGCGCCGGACTCCGGCTTCGACGCCATGGCGCCGGAGAACGTCTCCCCGCTGGTGGTCTGGCTCGGCTCGGACCGCTCCCGGGCGGTCAGCGGCCGAGTCTTCGAGGTCGAGGGCGGCCGGATCGGCGTCGCCGACGGCTGGCAGCACGGCCCGACCGTCGACAAGGGCGCGCGCTGGGAGCCCGCGGAGCTGGACGCGGTGGTGGCCGGACTGATCGAGCAGGCGCCAGTGCCGGGAGCGGTGTACGGCGCGTAAAGGGCCGCTGCTTCAGCACTCTGGCGCGCTGTCCGCATGGGATAGCCTCGCGTCTCGGACGAACAACGGACGATTTGGACGGGAGCGGCGAGCATGCGGGTGTCATTGCGGCACGGTCGATACGGTCGATGGGCAGTGCTGGCGGCGGCCGGCGCGCTGGCGCTGGCGGGGTGCAGCTCGTCCGGGAGCGCGAAGGGTTCGACCGGCGGCTCGGCGCCGCAGGGTGCCCCGTCGAGCACGAGCACGGCTTCGAGCGCGGCGTCCGGAGGGACCGCGGCCGGCAAGCAGTGGTCCAAGGAACCGGCGATGACCATCGACGCGAGCAAGAAGTACACGATGGTGCTGCACACCTCGCAGGGCGACATCACCATCGCGATGGACGCCGCCAAGGCGCCGCACACCGTGAACTCGTTCAACTTCCTGGCCGGGCAGCACTTCTTCGACGGCAGCTACTGCCACCGGCTGTCCACCTCCGCCGGTCTGCAGATGCTGCAGTGCGGCGACCCGACGGCCGGCGCCACGCCGAAGGACACCGACGGCTCCAACGGTCCCGGCTACACCTTCCAGGACGAGAACCTCTCCGGCGCCACCTACCCGGCCGGCACCGTCGCGATGGCCAACGCCGGCCCGAACACCAACGGCAGCCAGTTCTTCCTGGTCTTCGGCGACAGCCAGCTCGCGCCGAACTACACCCCCTTCGGCACCATCACCGACGGCATGGGTGTCCTGGTCCACGTCTCCTCCGGCGGCATCAGCAACCCCGGTCAGGACGGCACCGGCCGCCCGACGGTCCCGGTCGAGCTGAAGTCGGTCTCGGTCACCGCGGGCTGACGGAGCTCGAGGGCTGATAAAGCTCGCGAGCCGATGTAACCCGTCCCGGCGTCGGCCGGTGTGTCCAGTGGTGTACTGACCACCGACCGACAGGGGCGGGCATGGAAGGGACGGTCGCCGAACGGCGATTGCGAGCACAAGGCGGGGGATCGGCGGTGAAGGAAGCGCAGGAGGAATCCTTCCGGGAGTTCGTCGAGGGTTCCTGGAGCCGCCTACTGCGCACCGCGTACCTGCTGACCGCGGACCACGGCGCGGCCGAGGACCTGGTCCAGGTCGCGCTGATGCGCACCTACCGGCACTGGGACCGGATCGAGGCGTACGAGTCGCCGGAGGGCTACGTCCGCCGCGCGATGGTCAACGCCAACATCTCGGCCTGGCGCCGCCGAAAGCACGTCGTCCACGTGATGGCCGAGCCGCCGGAGCGGCCCGCCGAATCGGGCGACCATCAGGACGCGTACGCGGTGCGCGACGAGCTGTGGCGCGCGGTCTGCGCGATGTCGCCGCGCATGCGCACCGTCTTCGTCCTGCGGTATTTCGAGGACCTGACCGAAGCCGAGACCGCCGCGGTGATGGGGTGCGCGGTCGGCACCGTGAAGAGCCAGATCGCCCGCGGGCTGACGAAGCTGCGCGGTGAACTGCGGGCCGAGGGGAGTTTGCGATGAGTGCCGACGAGCGCGAGAACGTCCCCGGCCGCGGCAATCTGGAGAACGACCTCGATAACGACCTGGAGCACAACCTGGAGAACGAGTTCCGGGCGATGTTCGCCGAACGCTCGGAGACGGTGCGGCCGGCCACGTCGCCGTACGCGGCCGTGCGGCAGCGCATCGGCGCGGCGCGGCGCCGGCGCCGGATGCGGATCGGCGGCGCGAGCATGGCGTTCGCGGTGGCGGCGGTCGGGATCGGGGTGTGGGCGACGGTGCCGGACGCGCATCATCGCGCGATCGGTCCGGCGTCGCACGGCGCGGGGACGCTGACACCCGAGGTCATGTACGCCGGCGGCCGCACCGAGATCCCCGCCGGGCCGCTGCGGGATGCCGCGCTGGCCTGGCTGCGCGCGAACTACCACGGCAGCCTGTCCGGCCGCACCGTGGTGACGACGTTCGACGAGAACCTGCAGACGGTGGCCTCGACGAAGGTGGAACCCGGCGACAGCGGCGTGGCGATCGTCGACTGGCGGAACGGCGAGGTGCTGGCTCTCGGCGGCACCTGGAACCGGCCGCTGCCGATCGCCGACACCATGAAGCCGCTCGTCTTGGCGGCGGCTTTCACCACCGGTCATTACACCCCCGACTCGACGGTGCCGCTCGACGCCCAGACGCACCCGCTGGTCTGGCCTCCGAATGCGA
This window harbors:
- a CDS encoding SDR family oxidoreductase, with the translated sequence MALTLDLTGRVALVTGGARGVGRGVVSRLLAAGALVVSCGRTVPDPPLPDGAEHRTADVRDADQVRDLVEGVVADHGHLDLVVNNAGGAPYALAAEASPRFSAAIVGLNLLAPLTVAQEANRVMQRQEGGGHIINISSESARRASPGTAAYGAAKAGLENLTRTLAVEWAPRVRVNAITVGPVRTEQSHLHYGDEAGLAAVARTIALGRLAEPEDVGDLCVLLASPFASYLTGTAILLDGGGTRPAFLDAANAEHP
- a CDS encoding peptidylprolyl isomerase, whose protein sequence is MRVSLRHGRYGRWAVLAAAGALALAGCSSSGSAKGSTGGSAPQGAPSSTSTASSAASGGTAAGKQWSKEPAMTIDASKKYTMVLHTSQGDITIAMDAAKAPHTVNSFNFLAGQHFFDGSYCHRLSTSAGLQMLQCGDPTAGATPKDTDGSNGPGYTFQDENLSGATYPAGTVAMANAGPNTNGSQFFLVFGDSQLAPNYTPFGTITDGMGVLVHVSSGGISNPGQDGTGRPTVPVELKSVSVTAG
- a CDS encoding BTAD domain-containing putative transcriptional regulator: MPLTVSILGPLEIRVDGAPVALGGARLRTLMSRLALDAGRAVTVSALVDALWGDEPPEGAANALQSLISRVRKVLGDPALLASAPGGYRLAIAPESVDAMRFESLSRSGREALRADDPSAARATLREALALWRGPALADVADAAFAVAPAARLDELRLAALTDRLDAELRLGHAAEALAELEALGAEHPLRENIAALHVRALYAVGRQADALAVYEQVRRALADQLGIDPSKDLAEVHLAVLRSDPALAPPALEHAPRTNLKSRLTSFVGRDEEVTRIGKMLDASRLVTLVGPGGAGKTRLAGEAAQRVLERFPDGAWLAELAPVTDPGEVPQAVLSALGPRESRMMSSNGSPAAAAALLRSAEGHLIETLAEKRILLILDNCEHLVGAAAGLAETLLGHAPGLRVLATSREPLTIDGESLFPVPPLGLPDAEDFDEAGARARESRRLAAMGRADSRSRTPADGNGSGSGNGNGNGNGLGNGIGGETCDPTTGGGTYSVTDEAVICAPSGGSGSLASAGRNRAPASESADPSTYTVADTVLAYPAVRLFADRAAAVVPDFAVDADTLPDVIRICRSLDGLPLAIELAAARLRTLPLHQIASRLSDRFRLLTGGSRTAMPRHQTLRAVVAWSWELLSDDERDLAERLAVFPGGVTAAAAAAVTPGLDADSAFDLLSALVDKSLLQSVPTEPGQDPRFRMLETLREYGADRLSETGRLAVTRRAHAAFFLELAETAEPQLRRSQQMAWLKRLNAERDNILAALRFAAADEDADTAIRLAAAMSWYWTLGDQNQEGRSWTRLALQVPGPSPKEARAIVSVMARITSVMEDYLWEEVPRMTREIAAEIAALGEIEHPLLALAAVIAPMLSDDREQLNAAVEKYGVHPDPWVGAMLHLMRGMSAENAGVRAPVRADLEHASAVFEELGDRWGLSAALNGLASLAVTDGDDETALRLQSEALELIQEINAFTSAAQIQIGRAQLLTRLGQTDAARALLEEVLESARRSGSQMSCFVAMLGLSEHHRQSGETDRAWHYLNMASVEFIDSWNGPPQLLAFREASVANLYLDSGQTDAARAALGRAFCFGLIARDMPIQARMAGGAARYAHAVGQTELAMRLLGASESMLGAADHSDTERVALVKKLAGQPDYESCYTAGKSATRDENQALVAHTLGLPEEILTDPKSGIQTLRP
- a CDS encoding SigE family RNA polymerase sigma factor, coding for MEGTVAERRLRAQGGGSAVKEAQEESFREFVEGSWSRLLRTAYLLTADHGAAEDLVQVALMRTYRHWDRIEAYESPEGYVRRAMVNANISAWRRRKHVVHVMAEPPERPAESGDHQDAYAVRDELWRAVCAMSPRMRTVFVLRYFEDLTEAETAAVMGCAVGTVKSQIARGLTKLRGELRAEGSLR
- a CDS encoding SDR family oxidoreductase, whose protein sequence is MAGICEGRVAVVTGAGRGLGRAHALEFARQGAKVVVNDLGVGPDGRDGSDAPAQEVVAEIAKAGGEAVADHHDIATWDGAAGLVRTALDAFGQLDVLVNNAGFLRDRMLVNLSEQDWDDVVRVHLKGHFLTLRHAGAHWRDQYKFGNLNDARVVNTSSGAGLLGSVGQGNYAAAKAGIAALTIQAAAELGRYGVTVNAIAPAARTRMTEGPFSSMMAAPDSGFDAMAPENVSPLVVWLGSDRSRAVSGRVFEVEGGRIGVADGWQHGPTVDKGARWEPAELDAVVAGLIEQAPVPGAVYGA